One genomic region from Haloprofundus salinisoli encodes:
- the gvpO gene encoding gas vesicle protein GvpO, whose protein sequence is MSTTKAETDNTTEQGGQVDLNDIRQRAASQTEDLIERPLDSVHAVEYDDEARQWRTLVDVVERRSIPDTQDILGVYRIDFDDRGNAMSFERLRRYRRGDRISFTH, encoded by the coding sequence ATGAGCACGACGAAAGCAGAGACGGACAACACGACGGAACAGGGCGGACAGGTCGACCTCAACGATATTCGGCAGCGAGCGGCCAGTCAGACCGAAGATCTCATCGAACGTCCGCTCGACAGCGTTCACGCGGTCGAATACGACGACGAAGCGAGACAGTGGCGCACGCTCGTCGACGTGGTCGAACGGAGGTCGATTCCGGATACCCAAGACATCTTGGGCGTGTACAGAATCGACTTCGACGACCGAGGGAACGCGATGTCGTTCGAGCGACTACGGCGGTATCGGCGTGGAGACCGAATTTCGTTCACCCACTGA